DNA sequence from the Thermoplasma sp. Kam2015 genome:
CGTTGCCCTGACTCCCAGCTTGCCGTGGATCTTATTCGATTTGAAGCCTTCGAAGTTGCGTTCCACGATGAATACGCTCATTCCCTGGTGCTTTTTCTTCTCCACCGATGTCCTTGCAAGCAGTACAAAGAAATCCGCGATGTCGCCATTAGTGATGAACATCTTCGATCCGTTGAGTACATAATGATCTCCCTCCTTGACAGCTGTCGTCTTTATATTTGCCACGTCGCTTCCACCGCCCGGTTCCGTGACGGCGAGACCCATCTTGGCCTGGCCCGAAAATACCCTGCTTAGGTATTTTTTCTTCTGGTCGTCATTTCCAAAAAGGGCTATGACCTCATTTCCGAAGAACGGCACAAGCATGGATATTCCCATGCCTGCATCATACTTGCAAAGCGCCTCGGTGGCCACAAGGATGTTCCAGGGATTGGAGTAATCAAAAACCCCCTCCTTCAGCATCCTCTTCACAACCTCCTCAGGATATTTCTCCTGGAGATCGTATTTCGTGGCCTCCTCCTCGGTGAATTCTCTTCTGGCAAAATCCTCTACCTTCTTCCTGAACTCCCTCTGCGCCTCATCAAGTTCGAAATTCATATCAATACCTCTCAAAAACAACGGAGTAACCCTGTCCTCCGCCGACACACAGCGTTGCTACACCGTAGTCCTTCTTCTTCTCGTTCATGATCCTTGCCAGTGTACCTGCGATCCTTGCCCCAGTTGCTCCAAGGGGATGGCCTATCGCTATAGCTCCGCCGTGTACGTTGACGCGATCCTCTTCTATTCCCAGCTCCTTCATGGCGTTCAGTACCACTACCGCGAACGCTTCATTTATCTCCCACAGGTCTATGTCGGATACATCCATCTTGGCCTTCGCCAGTGCATTTCTCGTTGCGGGTACTGGCCCCTCACCCATTATGGACGGGTCAACGCCTGCCCAGCCAAATGATACTATCCTCGCCATTGGCTTTAAACCGTATTCCTTTACCTTCTTCTCGGACATGATCAGTGTCAAAGAAGCTCCTGCATTAAGCGGTGATGAGTTTCCTGCAGTTATGACGCCATCATCTCTGAATGCTGGTTTCAACTTCTTCATGTCCTCAAGTGAGGTGTTCTTCCTGATGCTCTGATCAGTATCGATGACCTTCTCTTCGCCATTTATCTCGACCTCTATCGGCACTATCTCGCCTTTGAAATATCCTTCATCTAGCGCCTTTGAGGCAAGTTGATGGCTCCTCAACGAATATTTGTCCATCTCATCCCTTGTTATCCCCCTAAGGGCGGCGAGCTTCTCCGCGGTTAGTCCCATTGAATAACCGGTATTCATATCGTAATGCATATACTCTGGCCTGACCATGAGCTTTATGTTTGGCTTGAGGAATGGGCTGTTTCCCATCGGTACATGCGTCATGTGTTCGTAACCGCCAGCAAGAACTATGTCCGAGTTTCCGGTCATTATCTCCATGGCACCAATGGTTATCGCGTTGAGCGATGATGAGCATGCCCTGTCCAGGGCCATTCCAGGTACGCTGTCTGGTAGGTTTGCGAGCAGTATTGGATGCCTGCCTCCATAGGTCCAGTTCTCGTCCATCTGGAGCGCGCATCCTGTTATCACGTCGTTTATCTCCTCCGGTTTGATACCGGTTTCATCGATGACAACGTTGATGAGCTTTGCCATAGCTTCGTCCATCCGTATGGAATTAAAGACATCTCGCTCCGGGTCGTTGGGCCTAGATCTTGAAAATGCGGTCCTTTTGAAGTCGACGAGGTACACGTTCTCTCCGTTCATTTCACATCGATATGAATAAGTTGAAGATGCAATATAAATTTATTCTGACAATATTTATATTTATCATATTCTACATAAAAAAATAATTCTATATATAAAATAGAATAG
Encoded proteins:
- a CDS encoding acyl-CoA dehydrogenase family protein codes for the protein MNFELDEAQREFRKKVEDFARREFTEEEATKYDLQEKYPEEVVKRMLKEGVFDYSNPWNILVATEALCKYDAGMGISMLVPFFGNEVIALFGNDDQKKKYLSRVFSGQAKMGLAVTEPGGGSDVANIKTTAVKEGDHYVLNGSKMFITNGDIADFFVLLARTSVEKKKHQGMSVFIVERNFEGFKSNKIHGKLGVRATDTAEITLENVKVPAENLVGEPGRGFYYIMTFFDISRAYVAAQALGIAEGILERTVNILQKDGPITSQPERVQFTIADMATRIEAAKLLTYEAASFIFNFNPNPAVTSMAKAYAAETAVYVSRKAMEITGIDGLSSSIERSFRDAKIMEIWEGTSEIEKLVIARMLKVGDTQ
- a CDS encoding acetyl-CoA C-acetyltransferase, which codes for MNGENVYLVDFKRTAFSRSRPNDPERDVFNSIRMDEAMAKLINVVIDETGIKPEEINDVITGCALQMDENWTYGGRHPILLANLPDSVPGMALDRACSSSLNAITIGAMEIMTGNSDIVLAGGYEHMTHVPMGNSPFLKPNIKLMVRPEYMHYDMNTGYSMGLTAEKLAALRGITRDEMDKYSLRSHQLASKALDEGYFKGEIVPIEVEINGEEKVIDTDQSIRKNTSLEDMKKLKPAFRDDGVITAGNSSPLNAGASLTLIMSEKKVKEYGLKPMARIVSFGWAGVDPSIMGEGPVPATRNALAKAKMDVSDIDLWEINEAFAVVVLNAMKELGIEEDRVNVHGGAIAIGHPLGATGARIAGTLARIMNEKKKDYGVATLCVGGGQGYSVVFERY